The following are encoded in a window of Harmonia axyridis chromosome 7, icHarAxyr1.1, whole genome shotgun sequence genomic DNA:
- the LOC123684805 gene encoding uncharacterized protein LOC123684805 produces the protein MNEDDFDENDSNSKYSHEQKVVAAVWVHEKEYNNQTWKDIHNNFMIRFNMKPPNRSTLLNWEKKLFQLGHVDDKEKSGRPLSRLMHVPYVKASLEESPRLSLRERSKILGLPRTTLLKIIREDLKMEFEPEQDEDEQPSFHKKHAPYTAGQWKKREETVVKLDEKSHKFMDSSEYNPIS, from the coding sequence ATGAATGAAGATGATTTCGATGAAAACGactcaaattcaaaatactCTCATGAACAGAAAGTTGTAGCAGCTGTATGGGTACATGAAAAGGAGTATAATAACCAGACATGGAAAGATATTCACAATAATTTTATGATTAGATTCAATATGAAGCCTCCAAATAGGTCAACTTTGTTGAActgggaaaaaaaattgtttcaattagGTCACGTAGATGATAAAGAGAAATCAGGCAGGCCTTTGTCCCGGCTCATGCATGTTCCTTATGTCAAGGCTTCATTGGAAGAATCACCAAGGTTATCACTCAGAGAACGATCCAAAATTCTTGGGTTACCACGAACCACactcttgaaaataattcgagaaGATTTGAAAATGGAATTTGAACCTGAACAAGATGAAGACGAACAACCTTCATTCCACAAGAAGCATGCTCCCTACACTGCGGGACAGTGGAAAAAGAGAGAAGAGACTGTAGTTAAACTGGACGAGAAATCACACAAATTCATGGATTCATCTGAATATAATCCAATCTCATGA
- the LOC123685329 gene encoding uncharacterized protein LOC123685329, protein MGHKSHRKHADVERKGRFDKQRKLSIEHADIDVELNSEAPDHGSNFDTGVASQTDITMEELTLKFDQLSFASKTIERLEKKIDTSPFGLRDDPSNDIKWIYYTGFSYTFVEGILYKIIEDDIPTTSITALSSFNLLILTLIKLRLNLHFRDLAFHFKISRSTASTYFEKVIDILHKTLQQLIIWPERSVASKNIPSCFQEAFQDKTTIILDCFEVFIEKPESLKTQMQCWSHYKHHNTVKFLIGITPQGTVSYISKAWGGRTSDKQIVENSGFLNHIPGDIVLADRGFLIKETLGVLQSKLVIPAFTKGKKQLHPLDIETTRHIAHVRIHVERTIGMLKNKFNIFKDTIPISMIKKENDPDDLNIGANRQQTNMASVGKRHIGSRDLECRVSNI, encoded by the exons ATGGGGCACAAATCTCATAGGAAACATGCTGATGTTGAGAGGAAAGGAAGATTTGATAAACAGAGGAAATTGAGC attgAACACGCAGATATTGATGTCGAACTTAATTCAGAGGCCCCAGACCATGGTAGTAACTTCGATACTGGGGTTGCATCTCAGACGGACATTACTATGGAAGAATTAACTTTAAAATTCGACCAATTGAGTTTCGCCTCAAAAACGATAGaaagacttgaaaaaaaaattgacacatCGCCATTTGGTCTCAGAGACGATCCTAGTAATGATATCAAATGGATTTACTATACAGGTTTTTCGTATACTTTTGTAGAAGGTATATTATATAAGATTATAGAAGATGATATTCCCACAACAAGTATTACTGCTCTCAGTTCTTTCAATCTGTTAATATTAACTCTAATTAAGTTAAGATTAAATTTACATTTTCGAGACTTAgcctttcattttaaaatttcccgATCAACTgcttcaacatattttgaaaagGTCATAGATATTCTCCATAAAACATTACAGCAGTTAATAATATGGCCTGAGCGTTCAGTGGCCTCCAAAAATATACCATCTTGTTTCCAAGAAGCATTTCAAGATAAAACAACCATCATTTTAgattgttttgaagtttttattgaaaaacccgaGTCTTTAAAAACACAGATGCAATGCTGGTCACATTATAAACACCACAACACTGTAAAATTTTTAATAGGAATTACACCACAAGGTACAGTAAGCTATATTAGTAAGGCATGGGGTGGGCGTACCTCAGACAAACAAATTGTTGAGAACAGTGGTTTTTTAAATCATATCCCTGGGGATATTGTTTTAGCTGATAGGGGTTTCTTAATAAAAGAAACTTTAGGAGTTTTACAAAGTAAATTGGTTATCCCTGCCTTCACGAAGGGTAAAAAGCAGTTACATCCTCTGGATATTGAGACTACAAGACATATAGCTCATGTAAGAATACATGTGGAAAGAACAATTGGCatgttaaaaaataaattcaatattttcaaagataCCATACCAATATCTATgataaaaaaggaaaatgacCCTGATGATTTGAATATTGGCGCCAACAGACAACAGACAAACATGGCGTCAGTAGGCAAACGCCATATTGGGTCACGTGATTTGGAATGTAGAGTTTCCAACatataa
- the LOC123684804 gene encoding 40S ribosomal protein S2, translating into MADSAPAGGRGGFRGGFGGSRGRGGSRGRGRGRGRGRGRGKDDQKEWIPVTKLGRLVKEGKIQNLEQIYLFSLPIKEFDIIDYFIGSTLKDEVLKIMPVQKQTRAGQRTRFKAFVAIGDSNGHIGLGVKCSKEVATAIRGAIILAKLSVVPVRRGYWGNKIGKPHTVPCKVTGKCGSVTVRLIPAPRGTGIVSAPVPKKLLMMAGIEDCYTSARGSTGTLGNFAKATFAAIGKTYSYLTPDLWADMPLIKTPYQEYSDFLATAKNVAE; encoded by the exons ATGGCGGATTCTGCTCCAGCCGGTGGACGAGGTGGGTTTCGAGGTGGATTCGGCGGTTCTCGAGGCCGTGGTGGCTCCAGGGGACGCGGTCGTGGTCGTGGTAGAGGCCGTGGCCGTGGTAAGGATGATCAAAAAGAATGGATTCCCGTCACTAAATTGGGACGTCTAGTAAAAGAAGGAAAAATCCAAAACTTGGAACAGATCTATCTGTTCTCTCTGCCAATCAAAGAGTTTGATATCATAGATTACTTTATCGGTTCAACTCTCAAGGATGAG GTTCTTAAGATTATGCCAGTACAGAAACAAACCCGTGCTGGTCAACGTACTAGATTCAAGGCTTTTGTAGCTATTGGTGACAGCAATGGTCACATTGGTTTAGGTGTAAAGTGCAGCAAGGAAGTAGCAACTGCCATCCGTGGTGCTATTATTCTTGCCAAGCTTTCTGTTGTTCCAGTAAGAAGGGGTTATTGGGGTAATAAGATTGGTAAACCCCACACGGTACCATGCAAG GTAACCGGTAAATGCGGTAGTGTTACTGTGAGACTCATTCCAGCACCTAGAGGAACTGGCATTGTGTCAGCTCCAGTTCCCAAGAAGTTATTGATGATGGCTGGTATTGAAGATTGTTATACCTCTGCTAGGGGTTCAACTGGAACACTGGGTAACTTCGCCAAAGCAACTTTTGCTGCTATCGGCAAGACCTACTCCTACTTGACTCCTGACTTGTGGGCCGATATGCCTCTTATCAAGACTCCTTACCAGGAGTATTCGGATTTCCTCGCGACCGCCAAAAATGTTGCTGAATGA